A single Brassica rapa cultivar Chiifu-401-42 chromosome A04, CAAS_Brap_v3.01, whole genome shotgun sequence DNA region contains:
- the LOC103864082 gene encoding homeobox protein BEL1 homolog, whose protein sequence is MASDQFHGHNHHQQHQHQMINQIHGFDERSNNPTDHQQHHYNHQIFGSNSNMGMMIDFSRHHQSGITSGMDHHHYHHQTSGGTVQNQLLEDSSSSMRLCHVNNNFSSEVNDERPTQRPSQGLSLSLSSSNPTNISLQSFDLRHQQQGYSGKSTDHQNLPHSQMMMLMNSHHQNNSSNHHQFQIGSSKYLSAAQELLREFCSLGVKESDDEVMMKHKRKQKGKQQEDWDASNNNNDQHDNSATTSSKKHVPPLHSLEFMELQKRKAKLLAMLEELKRRYGHYREQMRLATAAFEAAVGVGAAEMYTALASRAMSRHFRCLKDGLVGQIQATSQALGERDEDNRGVSNAARGETPRLRLLDQALRQQKSYRQMSLVEAHPWRPQRGLPERAVTALRAWLFEHFLHPYPSDVDKHILARQSGLSRSQVSNWFINARVRLWKPMIEEMYCEETRGEEEQQMEITNPMFMDTKPDPNQIMRVEPESLSSVVTKTGHKDNSNLGTASFGSTFDFSSYSNQAVTYSGEGGARDVSLTLGLQNGGVSLALSPVTAQGGPLYYGRDHMDGSVQYTSSILDDDQAQNLPYMNLMGAQSLHDMV, encoded by the exons ATGGCAAGTGATCAGTTCCATGGTCATAACCATCACCAACAACATCAGCATCAAATGATTAATCAGATCCATGGGTTTGATGAGAGAAGCAATAATCCAACCGATCATCAACAACATCATTATAATCATCAGATCTTTGGCTCAAACTCCAACATGGGAATGATGATAGACTTTTCTAGGCATCATCAGTCTGGGATCACAAGTGGAATGGATCATCATCACTATCATCACCAGACAAGTGGTGGTACTGTTCAGAATCAGCTTTTAGAAGACTCTTCTTCCTCCATGAGACTATGCCATGTTAATAATAATTTCTCAAGTGAAGTAAATGATGAGAGACCAACACAAAGACCAAGCCAAggtctttctctttctctctcctcctcaAATCCTACAAACATCAGTCTCCAATCCTTCGACCTCAGACACCAACAACAAGGGTATTCTGGAAAATCAACGGATCATCAGAATCTCCCACACAGCCAGATGATGATGTTGATGAATAGTCACCACCAAAACAACAGCAGCAATCACCATCAGTTTCAGATTGGGAGTTCCAAGTATTTGAGCGCAGCTCAAGAGCTACTGAGAGAGTTTTGCAGTCTAGGAGTAAAGGAAAGTGATGATGAAGTGATGATGAAGCATAAGAGGAAGCAGAAAGGCAAACAACAAGAAGATTGGGACGCAAGTAACAACAACAATGATCAACACGACAATTCTGCAACAACTTCTTCAAAGAAACATGTTCCACCACTTCACTCTCTTGAGTTCATGGAGCTTCAGAAAAGAAAAGCCAAATTGCTCGCCATGCTTGAAGAg CTTAAAAGAAGATATGGACATTACCGAGAGCAAATGAGACTGGCGACAGCAGCGTTTGAGGCGGCGGTTGGGGTAGGAGCGGCGGAGATGTACACGGCGTTAGCGTCGAGGGCAATGTCTAGGCATTTCCGGTGTTTAAAAGACGGACTTGTGGGACAGATTCAAGCAACGAGTCAAGCTTTAGGAGAAAGAGATGAGGATAATCGTGGGGTCTCAAATGCGGCACGAGGGGAAACCCCACGGCTGAGGTTGCTTGATCAAGCTCTAAGGCAACAGAAATCGTACCGACAAATGAGTCTCGTGGAAGCTCATCCTTGGCGTCCACAACGTGGTTTGCCTGAACGCGCTGTGACGGCGTTAAGAGCTTGGCTCTTTGAGCACTTTCTTCACCC aTATCCAAGTGATGTTGATAAGCATATATTGGCCCGACAGTCTGGTTTATCAAGAAGTCAG GTATCGAATTGGTTCATTAATGCAAGAGTTAGGCTATGGAAACCAATGATTGAAGAGATGTATTGCGAGGAAacaagaggagaagaagaacaacaaaTGGAGATTACAAACCCTATGTTCATGGATACTAAACCGGATCCAAACCAGATAATGCGAGTCGAACCGGAATCTTTATCTTCCGTAGTTACAAAAACCGGCCACAAAGACAACTCCAACCTAGGAACGGCTTCATTTGGGTCAACGTTTGACTTTTCATCATACAGTAACCAAGCTGTCACGTACAGTGGCGAAGGAGGGGCACGTGACGTGTCGTTGACGCTTGGGTTACAAAACGGTGGTGTGAGTTTAGCGTTATCTCCAGTGACGGCTCAAGGGGGGCCACTTTACTACGGTAGAGACCACATGGACGGATCGGTTCAATATACATCGTCGATCTTGGATGATGATCAAGCTCAGAATCTGCCTTACATGAATTTGATGGGAGCTCAATCACTTCACGATATGGTTTGA